In one window of Streptomyces griseus subsp. griseus DNA:
- the cseC gene encoding two-component system sensor histidine kinase CseC yields MKRLALRTGVRWKISIAIAAVGALIAVALSLVVHNAARVSMIENAREVQLERLLGAQRFYEATSMQKGGPKFGAKLNDPAIPPSLRDEVRKNRRATHVTETSDGVPDVWAAVPLANGDVLSLHTRFADRSATIMDDLDRALIIGSVSVVFGGCALGVLIGGQLSRRLRKAAAAAGRVAEGQTDVRVREAVGGVVRDETDELARAVDALTDALHERIEAERRVTADIAHELRTPVTGLLTAAELLPPGRPTELVRDRAQAMRTLVEDVLEVARLDSASERAELQELPLGEFVSRRIGLLDPDVTVQVVHESWVSTDPRRLERILGNLLGNAAKHGSTPVEVTVEGRVVRVRDHGPGFPEELLRDGPSRFRTGSMDRAGHGHGLGLTIAAGQARVLGARLTFRNAAPVGAAEGTGGAIAVLWLPEHAPTATGSFPMLRGADERQPQG; encoded by the coding sequence ATGAAGCGTCTGGCGCTGCGGACCGGGGTCCGCTGGAAGATCAGCATCGCCATCGCCGCGGTCGGCGCGCTCATCGCGGTGGCGCTGAGCCTCGTCGTCCACAACGCGGCCCGGGTCTCCATGATCGAGAACGCCCGCGAGGTGCAGCTGGAGCGGCTGCTGGGCGCGCAGCGGTTCTACGAGGCGACGAGCATGCAGAAGGGCGGGCCCAAGTTCGGGGCGAAGCTCAACGACCCGGCGATCCCGCCGAGCCTGCGCGACGAGGTCCGCAAGAACCGGCGGGCCACACATGTGACGGAGACCTCCGACGGGGTGCCCGATGTCTGGGCGGCCGTTCCGCTGGCCAACGGGGACGTGCTCTCGCTGCACACCCGGTTCGCCGACCGGTCCGCCACGATCATGGACGACCTGGACCGGGCGCTGATCATCGGCTCGGTCTCCGTCGTCTTCGGCGGCTGCGCGCTCGGGGTCCTCATCGGCGGCCAGCTCTCGCGCCGGCTGCGCAAGGCGGCGGCCGCGGCGGGCCGGGTGGCCGAGGGCCAGACCGACGTACGGGTCCGGGAGGCCGTGGGCGGGGTCGTCCGCGACGAGACGGACGAGCTGGCGCGGGCGGTCGACGCGCTGACCGACGCGCTGCACGAGCGGATCGAGGCGGAGCGCCGGGTCACCGCGGACATCGCCCATGAGCTGCGTACGCCGGTGACCGGGCTGCTCACCGCCGCCGAGCTGCTGCCGCCGGGCCGCCCGACCGAGCTGGTACGGGACCGGGCCCAGGCGATGCGGACGCTGGTCGAGGACGTGCTGGAGGTGGCCCGCCTGGACAGCGCGTCGGAGCGGGCCGAGCTCCAGGAGCTGCCGCTCGGGGAGTTCGTCAGCCGGCGGATCGGGCTGCTGGACCCGGATGTGACCGTGCAGGTGGTGCATGAGTCCTGGGTCTCCACGGACCCGCGCCGCCTGGAGCGCATCCTCGGCAACCTCCTCGGCAACGCCGCCAAGCACGGGTCCACCCCGGTGGAGGTCACGGTGGAGGGCCGGGTGGTACGGGTCAGGGACCACGGCCCGGGGTTCCCGGAGGAGCTGCTGCGGGACGGGCCGAGCCGGTTCCGTACGGGGTCGATGGACCGGGCCGGGCACGGGCACGGTCTCGGTCTGACGATCGCGGCGGGCCAGGCGCGGGTGCTGGGGGCCCGGCTGACCTTCCGGAACGCGGCGCCCGTGGGTGCGGCGGAGGGCACGGGCGGGGCGATCGCGGTGCTGTGGCTGCCGGAACACGCGCCGACGGCGACGGGGAGCTTCCCGATGCTGCGGGGCGCGGACGAGCGGCAGCCGCAGGGGTGA
- a CDS encoding A/G-specific adenine glycosylase — MTAMTSTSPQTPPAAASLHTPVIGWFEQHARDLPWRRPEAGAWGVMVSEFMLQQTPVSRVLPVYEQWLARWPRPADLAAEAPGEAVRAWGRLGYPRRALRLHGAAQAITERHGGDVPSEHAQLLALPGIGEYTAAAVASFAYGQRHAVLDTNVRRVFARAANGIQYPPNATTAAERKLARALLPDEDERAARWAAATMELGALVCTARNEDCDRCPIASQCAWRLAGKPAHEGPPRKGQTYAGTDRQVRGRLLAVLRDALNPVTQAALDAVWEEPVQRARALDGLVADGLVEPLADGRYRLPLT; from the coding sequence ATGACTGCCATGACTTCGACTTCTCCCCAGACGCCCCCCGCCGCCGCCTCCCTCCACACCCCCGTGATCGGGTGGTTCGAGCAGCACGCCCGCGATCTCCCCTGGCGCCGCCCCGAAGCGGGCGCCTGGGGGGTGATGGTCAGCGAGTTCATGCTCCAGCAGACCCCGGTGAGCCGGGTCCTGCCGGTGTACGAGCAGTGGCTCGCCCGCTGGCCCCGCCCCGCCGACCTGGCCGCCGAGGCGCCCGGGGAGGCGGTCCGCGCCTGGGGCCGGCTCGGCTACCCCCGCCGCGCGCTGCGGCTGCACGGGGCCGCGCAGGCGATAACGGAACGGCACGGCGGCGACGTACCGAGTGAGCACGCCCAGCTGCTGGCGCTGCCCGGGATCGGCGAGTACACGGCGGCGGCCGTGGCCTCGTTCGCGTACGGGCAGCGGCACGCCGTACTCGATACGAACGTCCGCCGGGTGTTCGCCCGCGCCGCGAACGGCATCCAGTACCCGCCGAACGCGACCACCGCCGCCGAGCGCAAGCTCGCCCGGGCCCTGCTGCCGGACGAGGACGAGCGGGCGGCGCGGTGGGCGGCGGCCACGATGGAGCTGGGCGCGCTCGTGTGCACCGCGCGCAACGAGGACTGCGACCGTTGCCCGATCGCCTCGCAGTGCGCGTGGCGGCTGGCCGGGAAGCCCGCGCACGAGGGGCCGCCCCGCAAGGGCCAGACGTACGCGGGGACCGACCGGCAGGTGCGCGGCCGGCTCCTCGCGGTGCTGCGGGACGCGCTGAACCCGGTCACCCAGGCCGCGCTGGACGCGGTGTGGGAGGAGCCGGTGCAGCGGGCCCGGGCGCTGGACGGGCTGGTCGCCGACGGTCTCGTGGAACCGCTGGCGGACGGCCGGTACCGGCTGCCGCTGACCTGA
- the disA gene encoding DNA integrity scanning diadenylate cyclase DisA has product MAANDRATAPGKSGQGTGNEALMRASLSAVAPGMALRDGLERILRGNTGGLIVLGMDKTVESMCTGGFVLDVEFTATRLRELCKLDGALILDKDMTKILRAGVQLVPDASIHTEETGTRHRTADRVSKACGFPVVSVSQSMRLIALYVDGERRVLEESSAILSRANQALATLERYKLRLDEVAGTLSALEIEDLVTVRDVTAVAQRLEMVRRIATEIAEYVVELGTDGRLLSLQLDELIAGVEPERELVVRDYVPEPTAKRSRTVAEALTELDALSHTELLELPVVARALGYSGSPETLDSAVSPRGFRLLAKVPRLPGAIIERLVEHFGGLQKLLAASVDDLQTVDGVGEARARSVREGLSRLAESSILERYV; this is encoded by the coding sequence GTGGCAGCCAACGACCGGGCGACAGCGCCCGGAAAGTCCGGCCAAGGCACCGGTAACGAGGCGCTGATGCGCGCCTCGCTGAGCGCGGTCGCGCCCGGAATGGCCCTGCGGGACGGCCTGGAGCGCATTCTCCGGGGCAACACCGGGGGGCTGATCGTCCTGGGCATGGACAAGACCGTCGAATCGATGTGTACCGGCGGGTTCGTGCTGGACGTGGAGTTCACCGCGACCCGCCTGCGCGAGCTGTGCAAACTCGACGGGGCGCTGATCCTCGACAAGGACATGACCAAGATCCTGCGGGCCGGTGTGCAGCTGGTCCCGGACGCCTCGATCCACACGGAGGAGACGGGGACCCGGCACCGTACGGCGGACCGGGTCTCCAAGGCGTGCGGCTTCCCCGTCGTCTCGGTCTCCCAGTCCATGCGGCTGATCGCGCTGTACGTGGACGGGGAACGGCGGGTCCTGGAGGAGTCCTCCGCGATCCTGTCCCGGGCCAACCAGGCGCTCGCCACGCTGGAGCGGTACAAGCTCCGCCTGGACGAGGTGGCCGGCACGCTCTCCGCGCTGGAGATCGAGGACCTGGTCACCGTCCGGGACGTCACGGCGGTGGCGCAGCGGCTGGAGATGGTGCGGCGGATCGCGACGGAGATCGCTGAGTACGTGGTGGAGCTCGGCACCGACGGACGGCTCCTCTCGCTCCAGCTGGACGAGCTGATCGCGGGCGTGGAGCCGGAGCGGGAGCTGGTGGTCCGCGACTATGTGCCCGAGCCGACGGCGAAACGATCGCGCACGGTGGCGGAGGCGCTGACGGAGCTGGACGCGCTGAGCCACACGGAGCTGCTGGAGCTGCCGGTGGTGGCGCGGGCGCTGGGGTACAGCGGCTCGCCGGAGACGCTGGACTCGGCGGTCTCGCCGCGGGGCTTCCGGCTGCTGGCGAAGGTGCCGAGGCTGCCGGGGGCGATCATCGAACGGCTGGTCGAGCACTTCGGGGGGCTCCAGAAGCTGCTGGCGGCGAGCGTGGACGACCTCCAGACCGTGGACGGCGTCGGGGAGGCGCGGGCCCGGAGCGTGCGGGAGGGGCTCTCGCGGCTGGCGGAGTCGTCGATCCTGGAACGGTACGTCTGA
- a CDS encoding double zinc ribbon domain-containing protein: MSGEIYFSNNHRDLCVERGTGAGFQFEFSCGRCYDTWRSPFEAFRAGQVAGWVSKGMNAAWSVIGGAATRGASEAADGLAGHSYGGQKDAAFSRAIANAEGHFNRCPRCTSHVRDRCWNPGQGLCLHCSPDTAAEAQAARQRGLNDMAGQRAYDEVRRRGSSYDATTPRQLVCPQCSAETRGGAFCMSCGHHLAQAANCTGCSQALPTGAAFCPACGTRG, encoded by the coding sequence GTGAGCGGCGAAATCTACTTCAGCAACAACCACCGTGATCTGTGCGTGGAGCGCGGCACCGGTGCCGGCTTCCAGTTCGAGTTCTCCTGCGGGCGCTGTTACGACACCTGGCGCTCCCCGTTCGAGGCCTTCCGGGCCGGCCAGGTCGCCGGATGGGTCTCCAAGGGCATGAACGCCGCGTGGTCGGTCATCGGCGGAGCCGCCACCAGGGGGGCCTCCGAAGCCGCCGACGGCTTGGCCGGCCACAGCTACGGCGGTCAGAAGGACGCCGCGTTCAGCCGGGCCATCGCCAACGCCGAGGGCCACTTCAACCGCTGCCCGCGCTGCACCAGCCACGTCCGCGACCGCTGCTGGAACCCCGGGCAGGGCCTCTGCCTGCACTGCTCGCCCGACACGGCCGCCGAGGCCCAGGCAGCACGGCAGCGCGGTCTGAACGACATGGCCGGCCAGCGCGCCTACGACGAAGTCCGACGCCGCGGTTCGAGCTACGACGCCACCACGCCACGGCAACTGGTCTGCCCGCAGTGCAGCGCCGAGACCCGGGGCGGAGCCTTCTGCATGTCCTGCGGCCACCATCTCGCGCAGGCCGCCAACTGCACCGGATGCAGCCAGGCGCTCCCGACCGGCGCGGCCTTCTGCCCCGCCTGCGGAACCCGCGGCTGA
- a CDS encoding M23 family metallopeptidase, whose protein sequence is MKRATNQHPIRPSASRIRGAVLAAGLGASVVLGAGSAFAAGNADAAAAPLAAGTTAQSVAQQATAQSKAAETAKKTAAKKASDAKKKAEDKKKAAKKNAASWKTPVKKYTLSASYGTGGARWAAKHSGQDFAVPIGTPVTAAHTGTIVKAGPNGAGDGPAYGNAIVVKHSNGKYSQYAHLSKINVKIGQQVKTGQKIALSGNTGNSSGPHLHFEIRTTPNYGSALNPAAFLRSVHVSI, encoded by the coding sequence ATGAAGCGCGCAACGAACCAGCACCCCATCCGCCCGTCCGCCTCCCGCATCCGTGGCGCGGTCCTGGCCGCAGGCCTGGGAGCGTCCGTGGTGCTGGGTGCAGGCTCGGCGTTCGCGGCCGGCAACGCCGACGCTGCCGCCGCTCCCCTCGCCGCGGGCACCACCGCCCAGTCGGTCGCCCAGCAGGCCACCGCCCAGAGCAAGGCCGCCGAGACGGCCAAGAAGACGGCCGCGAAGAAGGCCTCCGACGCGAAGAAGAAGGCCGAGGACAAGAAGAAGGCGGCCAAGAAGAACGCCGCCTCCTGGAAGACCCCGGTCAAGAAGTACACGCTGTCCGCCAGCTACGGCACCGGTGGCGCCCGCTGGGCCGCCAAGCACTCCGGCCAGGACTTCGCCGTGCCGATCGGCACTCCGGTCACCGCCGCCCACACCGGCACCATCGTGAAGGCCGGCCCGAACGGCGCCGGCGACGGTCCCGCGTACGGCAACGCCATCGTGGTCAAGCACTCCAACGGCAAGTACTCGCAGTACGCGCACCTGTCGAAGATCAACGTGAAGATCGGCCAGCAGGTCAAGACGGGCCAGAAGATCGCCCTGTCCGGCAACACCGGCAACTCCAGCGGCCCGCACCTGCACTTCGAGATCCGCACCACCCCGAACTACGGCTCGGCGCTGAACCCGGCCGCGTTCCTCCGCTCGGTGCACGTCTCCATCTGA
- a CDS encoding SigE family RNA polymerase sigma factor yields the protein MAQGEVLAFEDYVRTRQEALLRSARRLVPDPVDAQDLLQTALVRTYGRWDGIADKSLADAYLRRVMINTRTEWWRARKLDEVPTEQLPDASVDDGSEQRADRALLMDILGILAPKQRSVVVLRHWEQMSTEETAAALGMSAGTVKSTLHRALARLRQELESRELTSREAVARETEGRRETGDRRQPQGNRETGARRETGSHRSAAPAAGRVPAQRTRAAAGTAKVTSVTAARGHTAARHDGRHDERGRERCAA from the coding sequence ATGGCGCAGGGCGAGGTGCTCGCGTTCGAGGACTACGTACGGACACGGCAGGAGGCGCTGCTGCGCAGCGCACGGCGGCTGGTCCCGGACCCCGTGGACGCGCAGGACCTGTTGCAGACCGCCCTGGTGCGGACGTACGGCCGGTGGGACGGCATCGCCGACAAGTCCCTCGCCGACGCCTATCTGCGCCGCGTCATGATCAACACCCGTACGGAGTGGTGGCGGGCGCGGAAGCTGGACGAGGTGCCCACCGAGCAGCTGCCCGACGCGAGCGTCGACGACGGCAGCGAGCAGCGGGCGGACCGCGCCCTGCTGATGGACATCCTCGGGATCCTGGCTCCGAAGCAGCGCAGCGTCGTCGTGCTGCGACACTGGGAGCAGATGAGTACGGAGGAGACTGCCGCGGCGCTCGGCATGTCGGCCGGTACGGTCAAGAGCACCCTGCACCGGGCGCTGGCGCGCCTGCGGCAGGAGCTGGAGAGCCGTGAGCTGACGAGCCGCGAGGCGGTCGCCCGGGAGACCGAGGGACGCCGGGAGACCGGTGACCGCCGACAGCCCCAGGGAAACCGGGAGACCGGAGCCCGCCGGGAGACCGGGAGCCACCGGAGTGCGGCGCCTGCCGCCGGCCGGGTTCCGGCCCAGCGGACGAGGGCCGCCGCCGGCACGGCGAAGGTCACCTCCGTCACGGCGGCGCGGGGACACACGGCGGCGCGGCACGACGGGCGTCACGACGAGCGGGGGCGGGAGCGGTGCGCGGCCTGA
- the radA gene encoding DNA repair protein RadA, with product MAARTKSAKDRPSYRCTECGWTTAKWLGRCPECQAWGTVEEFGGAPAVRTTAAGRVSTAAVPIGQVDSRQATARSTGVGELDRVLGGGLVPGAVVLLAGEPGVGKSTLLLDVAAKAASDDHRTLYVTAEESASQVRMRADRIKAINDHLYLAAETDLSAVLGHLDAVKPSLLILDSVQTVASPEIDGAPGGMAQVREVAGALIRASKERGMATLLVGHVTKDGAIAGPRLLEHLVDVVLSFEGDRHARLRLVRGVKNRYGATDEVGCFELHDEGITGLADPSGLFLTRRDVAVPGTCLTVTLEGKRPLVAEVQALTVDSQIPSPRRTTSGLETSRVSMMLAVLEQRGRISALGKRDIYSATVGGVKLTEPAADLAIALALASAASDTPLPKNLVAIGEVGLAGEVRRVTGVQRRLAEAHRLGFTHALVPTDPGRVPSGMKVTEVADMGDALRVLPRRSRQEAPQSRQEDNARR from the coding sequence ATGGCTGCCCGTACGAAATCCGCGAAGGACCGGCCGTCCTACCGCTGCACCGAATGCGGCTGGACCACCGCCAAATGGCTCGGCCGTTGCCCCGAGTGCCAGGCGTGGGGGACGGTCGAGGAGTTCGGCGGCGCCCCCGCCGTGCGCACCACCGCGGCCGGCCGGGTCTCCACCGCCGCCGTTCCCATCGGCCAGGTCGACAGCCGGCAGGCCACCGCCCGGTCCACCGGCGTCGGTGAGCTGGACCGGGTGCTCGGCGGCGGGCTCGTGCCGGGGGCCGTCGTGCTGCTGGCGGGCGAGCCGGGCGTCGGCAAGTCGACGCTGCTCCTCGACGTGGCGGCCAAGGCGGCGAGCGACGACCACCGCACGCTCTATGTGACCGCCGAGGAGTCCGCGAGCCAGGTCCGGATGCGGGCCGACCGGATCAAGGCGATCAACGACCACCTCTACCTCGCGGCGGAGACCGATCTGTCGGCCGTGCTCGGGCATCTGGACGCGGTGAAGCCCTCCCTGCTGATCCTGGACTCGGTGCAGACGGTCGCCTCGCCCGAGATCGACGGCGCGCCCGGCGGGATGGCCCAGGTCCGGGAGGTGGCCGGGGCGCTGATCCGGGCCTCCAAGGAGCGCGGGATGGCCACGCTGCTGGTCGGCCATGTCACGAAGGACGGCGCGATCGCCGGACCCCGGCTGCTGGAGCACCTGGTCGACGTGGTGCTCTCCTTCGAGGGCGACCGGCACGCCCGGCTGCGCCTGGTGCGCGGCGTCAAGAACCGTTACGGGGCGACCGACGAGGTCGGCTGCTTCGAGCTGCACGACGAGGGCATCACCGGCCTCGCCGACCCCTCGGGCCTCTTCCTCACCCGGCGCGACGTGGCGGTGCCCGGCACCTGTCTGACGGTGACGCTGGAGGGCAAGCGGCCCCTGGTCGCCGAGGTCCAGGCGCTCACCGTCGACTCCCAGATCCCCTCGCCCCGGCGCACCACCTCCGGTCTGGAGACCTCCCGGGTCTCGATGATGCTCGCCGTGCTGGAGCAGCGCGGCCGGATCAGCGCGCTCGGCAAGCGCGACATCTACAGCGCGACGGTCGGCGGTGTGAAGCTCACCGAGCCCGCCGCAGACCTCGCGATCGCGCTCGCGCTGGCCAGTGCCGCCAGCGACACCCCGCTCCCGAAGAACCTGGTCGCGATCGGTGAGGTGGGGCTCGCGGGCGAGGTCCGCAGGGTCACCGGAGTCCAGCGGAGACTGGCCGAGGCGCACCGTCTCGGCTTCACCCACGCCTTGGTCCCGACCGACCCGGGAAGGGTTCCATCGGGTATGAAGGTCACAGAAGTCGCCGACATGGGGGATGCTCTGCGGGTCCTCCCGCGCCGGTCTCGTCAAGAGGCGCCGCAGTCTCGTCAGGAAGACAACGCGCGCCGGTAG
- the cseB gene encoding two-component system response regulator CseB: MAETHVLFVEDDDVIREATQLALERVGFTVTAMPDGLSGLEAFRADRPDIALLDVMVPGLDGVSLCRRIRDESTVPVIMLSARADSIDVVLGLEAGADDYVTKPFDGAVLVARIRAVLRRFGHAAGPEGTGRSGTEAEAEGLGGVLAFGDLEVDTDGMEVRRGGEQVALTPTEMRLLLEFSSAPGTVLSRDKLLERVWDYGWGGDTRVVDVHVQRLRTKIGQDRIETVRGFGYKLRG, translated from the coding sequence ATGGCCGAGACCCACGTCCTCTTCGTCGAGGACGACGATGTCATCCGTGAGGCCACCCAGCTCGCCCTGGAGCGGGTCGGCTTCACGGTCACCGCGATGCCCGACGGGCTCTCCGGCCTGGAGGCCTTCCGGGCCGACCGGCCCGACATCGCCCTCCTGGACGTGATGGTGCCGGGGCTGGACGGGGTGAGCCTGTGCCGCCGCATCCGGGACGAGTCGACCGTGCCGGTGATCATGCTCTCCGCGCGGGCCGACTCGATCGACGTGGTGCTCGGCCTGGAGGCCGGCGCGGACGACTACGTCACCAAGCCCTTCGACGGCGCCGTCCTGGTCGCCCGCATCCGGGCCGTGCTGCGGCGCTTCGGCCACGCTGCCGGGCCGGAGGGCACGGGCCGGAGCGGTACGGAGGCGGAGGCCGAGGGGCTCGGCGGGGTGCTGGCCTTCGGCGATCTGGAGGTCGACACGGACGGCATGGAGGTGCGGCGCGGCGGTGAGCAGGTGGCGCTGACGCCCACCGAGATGCGGCTGCTGCTGGAGTTCTCCTCCGCGCCCGGCACCGTGCTCTCCCGCGACAAGCTCCTGGAGCGGGTCTGGGACTACGGCTGGGGCGGCGACACCCGGGTCGTGGACGTCCATGTCCAGCGGCTGCGCACCAAGATCGGCCAGGACCGGATCGAGACGGTCCGCGGCTTCGGCTACAAGCTGCGCGGATGA